The Mycoplasmopsis caviae sequence CTTGTGGAATGCCATACCTTTTAAATAATTGTGTTAGAAGATTTTGATATCCAATTGTTGTTTCCTCAATGTCAATTCAGATTGCTAACAAACTTTTTGTTGCTCGCATCAACAACATTATAAATATGGTACTTCTTACTTTCTCCAAAAAGATGAAGTGGTGTTGCATCAATTTCAATAATTTGCCCAAAATCATAGTCAGAACTTTTATTTTGGTAAACACCTTTTAATGGATTTTTATTTAGAATTTTTCATAAATTTTAATAAACTGTGCCTCGATTTTAGAAATATCTTGACCGTTTTCTAAAAACATTCTTCTTCTCTTAAGCTCATTTTTTACTTTTCTCGTTGCATATGAACTGCAATAACCAAGTCTAAGCATTCTTTTATAAAAGGTAGTGAAAGGCAACAATTTTTTTCATCATTAGTAAGTCTCATTATTGTAAAAATGCAACAAGGCTACACTAAGATCACCTTTTGATATTTTCTCAATATGTTCCACTAATTCATAATATCTATTAGTTAAATCAATAATAACTGAATCACTTACTTTCACACCCCTAAGTTTATTTTTATTACCATGTGATATACTGATTGCATCTTGGTTATTTGTAGATGCAATCAATATTTGATTTCTATATCTTTTAATTGTTTTTGTTGATGTTCTACAACCCAATTTTCCTAATATTTTTGATATTTCGGCATTTGGTCTATTTCAATATTGTTGAATTTTTTAAATCTAAAATTTTTTTATCTTCATAATCAGTTGTTTTACCTGTATCAACTGCTTGAAATCTGGTTTTAATTACAAGATTTTCCATAATTTAAATTCTCCTTTTTAAAATAATAATTGAAACCTAAAAATGGACAAAATAAAAGATAAAAACAGGGTGGACAAAATAAAATAAAACCATTATGTAAGATAAAATATTAAATTTTTTGAAATAATAATTTATAATTTTACAATAATGTTAAATTTTAAGTGAGGATGAAGTGAAATACAAACGAATATTAGTAAAACTTTCAGGTGAAGGTTTAGTAAACAAACAAAAAAGTTTAGCAATTGATTATGATTTAGTTGAAAATATTGCTAAACAACTTAAAAAAATAATCGAAAAGAATGTACAAGTTAGTGTTGTTATTGGTGGTGGAAACTTTTGAAGAGGTGCTTCAGCCGAAAAGAATGGAATACCAAGAAACAGAGCTGATTACATTGGTATGCTAGCAACAATTATGAATGGTCTAGCACTTAAAAGTGGTTTTGAAAAAGTTGGTCTAAAAACCAGAATTCAATCATCAATTGCAATCGATCAAAAAGTTGCAGAAAATTATATAAATGAAAAAACACTTAAATATCTTGAAGAAGGTGAGGTTGTTATTTTTGTTGGTGGTACAGGAAGACCTTACTTTACAACAGACACAGCCGCAACACTTTTTGCATCCGAAATTAAGG is a genomic window containing:
- the pyrH gene encoding UMP kinase, producing the protein MKYKRILVKLSGEGLVNKQKSLAIDYDLVENIAKQLKKIIEKNVQVSVVIGGGNFWRGASAEKNGIPRNRADYIGMLATIMNGLALKSGFEKVGLKTRIQSSIAIDQKVAENYINEKTLKYLEEGEVVIFVGGTGRPYFTTDTAATLFASEIKAEVILMGKNGVSGIYDSDPKKNPNAKKYDVVTYDEILDKKLQVMDLTATSMARDNNINLIVFNIKEKNAIVNALEGKMELTEVIK